A window of the Streptomyces sp. NBC_00454 genome harbors these coding sequences:
- a CDS encoding protein kinase, with the protein MTSQNLHIGPDAAADRYRLLRSIGRGGEAVLYLAEIELAGGSEPVVVKVLDSKTTITPDVFDRISQKWNEQAELLRFVHRPGVVGVREHFEGPPIHRPGESGTLTGRALVLVMNHVDGLDLRDWRAERTLATAAERREVMRTLEQLADVLDWLHSGKATPSGRQVIHGDLSPGNVMVDAHGQATLVDFGLSKLTADHQTAEVWFTPGYAAPEVFDGKRTPGADRYAFGAIAYFLLSGESPPATPDLLAQALVRLPQFAVLDAEQRARIASIYASDPLKRPVNLAGWMKDIRHAVVSTTTSTSQRVVRDVPPVPAAPPAQAAAPPRPVAPPPPAYTPPPAQPAYTPPPAQPAYTPPPAQPVYVQPPAEPVYTPPPTEPAYSPPPVQASVPQGYGPAPVAESRTEPAPGPPPRKKRRTGLVLGAVLAVLVVAGGAVVGVKLIGDKEEAKSGNTANGGDKAASSSVSPSASTNPTPAPSASASASESGTPTAQPTATGSQPPSGIAPDIKAADLTVMGPVKDLGGFDVGPAKINTKQYGAAFIQTPSCNFDAQAEFDLNREWKTLEFTAGIDDGSTNKKGRVTISLDGQPAAFSELVELGKPITHTVDVSGALRLSIKVDKGCENGTTVIAAPQLKR; encoded by the coding sequence TTGACCAGCCAGAATCTGCACATCGGGCCGGACGCGGCAGCAGACCGCTACCGCTTGCTCCGTTCCATCGGACGCGGCGGGGAAGCCGTGCTCTATCTCGCGGAGATCGAGCTCGCCGGAGGGTCCGAGCCCGTCGTGGTGAAGGTGCTCGATTCCAAGACCACGATCACCCCGGACGTCTTCGACCGCATCAGCCAGAAGTGGAACGAGCAGGCAGAACTGCTGCGCTTCGTCCACCGGCCGGGCGTCGTGGGCGTACGGGAGCACTTCGAGGGGCCGCCGATCCACCGGCCCGGCGAGTCCGGGACGCTGACCGGGCGGGCCCTCGTGCTCGTCATGAACCACGTGGACGGGCTGGACCTGCGCGACTGGCGGGCCGAGCGGACGCTCGCCACCGCCGCCGAACGCCGCGAGGTGATGCGCACGCTGGAACAGCTGGCCGACGTACTGGACTGGCTGCACTCGGGGAAGGCCACCCCGTCGGGGCGCCAGGTCATCCACGGTGACCTCTCCCCCGGCAACGTCATGGTCGACGCCCACGGGCAGGCCACCCTGGTGGACTTCGGCCTCAGCAAGCTGACCGCCGATCACCAGACCGCGGAGGTCTGGTTCACCCCGGGCTACGCGGCTCCCGAGGTCTTCGACGGGAAGCGGACCCCGGGCGCGGACCGGTACGCCTTCGGGGCCATCGCGTACTTCCTGCTGAGCGGGGAATCCCCGCCCGCGACCCCGGATCTGCTGGCGCAGGCCCTCGTACGGCTGCCGCAGTTCGCGGTGCTGGACGCGGAGCAGCGGGCCCGGATCGCCTCCATCTACGCCTCCGACCCGCTGAAGCGGCCGGTGAACCTGGCCGGCTGGATGAAGGACATCCGGCATGCCGTGGTGTCCACGACCACGTCCACCTCGCAGCGGGTGGTCCGGGACGTGCCGCCGGTCCCGGCCGCGCCCCCGGCACAGGCCGCGGCTCCGCCGAGGCCCGTGGCCCCGCCCCCGCCGGCGTACACGCCTCCGCCGGCCCAGCCGGCGTACACGCCTCCGCCGGCCCAGCCGGCGTACACGCCTCCGCCCGCCCAGCCGGTCTACGTCCAGCCGCCTGCCGAGCCCGTGTACACCCCGCCGCCCACCGAGCCGGCGTACAGCCCGCCGCCGGTGCAGGCGAGCGTGCCGCAGGGGTACGGTCCCGCGCCCGTGGCCGAGTCCCGTACGGAACCGGCACCCGGACCGCCCCCGCGCAAGAAGCGGCGGACCGGGCTGGTGCTCGGGGCGGTGCTCGCGGTGCTGGTGGTGGCGGGCGGCGCGGTGGTCGGCGTGAAGCTGATCGGGGACAAGGAGGAGGCGAAGAGCGGGAACACTGCGAACGGCGGGGACAAGGCCGCCTCGTCCTCCGTATCCCCCTCGGCCTCCACGAACCCGACACCCGCGCCGTCGGCGTCGGCGTCGGCATCCGAGTCCGGCACTCCTACGGCCCAGCCCACCGCCACGGGCTCCCAGCCCCCGTCGGGGATCGCACCGGACATCAAGGCCGCCGACCTGACGGTCATGGGGCCGGTCAAGGACCTGGGCGGGTTCGACGTCGGGCCCGCCAAGATCAACACCAAGCAGTACGGGGCCGCCTTCATCCAGACGCCCAGCTGCAACTTCGACGCCCAGGCGGAGTTCGACCTCAACCGCGAGTGGAAGACGCTGGAGTTCACCGCGGGGATCGACGACGGCTCGACGAACAAGAAGGGGCGCGTCACCATCTCGCTCGACGGCCAGCCCGCCGCCTTCTCCGAGCTCGTGGAACTGGGCAAGCCGATCACCCACACCGTGGACGTGAGCGGCGCCCTGCGGCTGAGCATCAAGGTGGACAAGGGCTGCGAGAACGGCACGACCGTCATCGCCGCCCCCCAGCTCAAGCGGTAG
- a CDS encoding alpha/beta hydrolase yields MGTALTSTYARTVRKESGGPGLLLAHGGGGSVESNFGPILDVLAEGHSVVGVDYPGTGGTPRATGPLELDVLADELVAAADAEGLERFAVLGYSLGGNVAVRIAARYPERVTGLVLTATFARAGQWLGLITDLWSELSRRGEDELLAQLLVPLTLSPQALEGLTEEQVAAAVRATAASFPPGGGDHAALVKGADLSAELARIDVPALVIATTADRLVPLELQREVADALPGARWAELPTGHLPFAELPQEWAALVSGFLAELPTRRG; encoded by the coding sequence ATGGGCACCGCACTGACCAGCACCTACGCCCGTACCGTCCGCAAGGAGAGCGGCGGGCCCGGCCTCCTGCTCGCGCACGGGGGAGGCGGTTCGGTGGAGTCGAACTTCGGTCCGATCCTCGATGTCCTGGCCGAAGGCCACAGCGTCGTGGGCGTCGACTATCCGGGTACGGGAGGGACCCCGCGGGCCACCGGGCCGCTGGAACTGGACGTGCTCGCCGACGAATTGGTGGCCGCCGCCGACGCCGAGGGGCTGGAGCGGTTCGCCGTGCTCGGGTACTCCCTCGGCGGGAACGTCGCCGTGCGCATCGCCGCCCGGTATCCCGAGCGGGTCACCGGGCTCGTGCTCACCGCCACCTTCGCCCGCGCCGGGCAGTGGCTCGGGCTCATCACCGACCTCTGGTCGGAGCTGTCCCGGCGCGGGGAGGACGAGCTGCTCGCGCAGCTCCTCGTACCGCTCACCCTCAGCCCGCAGGCGCTGGAGGGGCTGACCGAGGAGCAGGTGGCGGCGGCCGTGCGCGCCACCGCCGCGTCCTTCCCGCCCGGCGGCGGGGACCACGCCGCGCTGGTCAAGGGGGCGGACCTGAGCGCCGAACTCGCGCGGATCGACGTACCCGCGCTCGTCATCGCGACCACCGCCGACCGCCTCGTACCGCTGGAGCTCCAGCGGGAGGTGGCCGACGCGCTGCCCGGCGCCCGGTGGGCGGAACTGCCCACCGGACACCTGCCGTTCGCCGAGCTCCCGCAGGAGTGGGCGGCGCTGGTCAGCGGATTTCTGGCAGAGCTCCCGACACGTCGAGGATGA
- a CDS encoding GNAT family N-acetyltransferase, with amino-acid sequence MTTSPATRPAVHTQTVEGFGTVTLAPVDPAADSALIHGWVNEERAAFWGMGGASRELVEEIYADVDRRTTHHAYLARRDGEPVALFQTYDCAEDRVSECYEVQPGDVGAHLLIGPDHGAAEAGFTASLMAVFMTYVLSDPGTRRVIAEPDARNVKAIVRLQRTGFVLGPEVELPEIDLPEVHLPAKRARLLILDVSGALPEIR; translated from the coding sequence ATGACCACCTCCCCCGCCACCCGGCCCGCCGTCCACACCCAGACCGTCGAGGGCTTCGGCACCGTCACCCTGGCCCCCGTCGACCCCGCCGCCGACTCCGCACTGATCCACGGCTGGGTCAACGAGGAGCGGGCCGCCTTCTGGGGCATGGGGGGCGCCAGCCGCGAGCTGGTCGAGGAGATCTACGCGGACGTGGACCGCCGCACCACCCACCACGCGTACCTCGCCCGGCGCGACGGGGAGCCGGTCGCGCTGTTCCAGACGTACGACTGCGCGGAGGACCGGGTGAGCGAGTGCTACGAGGTCCAGCCCGGGGACGTCGGCGCGCACCTGCTGATCGGCCCCGACCACGGCGCCGCGGAGGCCGGTTTCACTGCGTCCCTGATGGCCGTCTTCATGACGTACGTCCTGTCCGACCCCGGCACCCGCCGCGTCATAGCCGAGCCGGACGCCCGCAACGTCAAGGCCATCGTCCGCCTGCAGCGCACCGGTTTCGTGCTCGGCCCGGAGGTGGAGCTCCCGGAGATCGACCTGCCCGAGGTCCACCTCCCGGCCAAGCGGGCCCGGCTGCTCATCCTCGACGTGTCGGGAGCTCTGCCAGAAATCCGCTGA
- a CDS encoding penicillin acylase family protein yields the protein MPHLRAPDPLRLSYAQGRTTALDRAWQLAIERLRAEGASASLLGPESVPWDRFARQSRLADTARQCYAALDPETADWVRAYVAGVNDGLASGAARDPRFAQAPEPWEPWVPLAIWISTHILFAGFATKLWRERAARALGDEAATLFATDGPGTAGSNGWLVPGDRTATGAAIIAGDPHRFIEDPGVYQQIRISCPEYDVLGLAVPGVPGLAHFGHTGGVAWAITNAMADYQDLYEEQLRGSGDGRIEALGADGVWEPVDRHTETISVAGAEPVEVEVLETARGPVIVRPEGERSGQTLSLRYPPRVRRDLGFAALPALLRARTVADVDAALDSWAEPVNVVHAADSQGGLLHRVAGAVPLRDPANRLRPVPASDPRHTWQGWAKTPAEPVQGFAVMANARGIASPLGVEFAPPHRANRIRELLSGSADWSAKAMAGVHADTHLASAAPLLALLPGFEGLSPAAGALRARLLGWDRHMDADSTDATVFSAFRAATVRRFAADPVFAGLADAPAGPEVFHPWLYLLPRIGYALEGLLTTTLLPALDRAGHVRAALEETAAAGAPDTPWSEVHRLAPWSALPDPDAEWPGLGGDHDCVNATSTVPGFTDLTARASAARYVWDLARREDSLWAVPLGADGVTGSPHHRDQLPLWARCELVPVVTDWARLTKESA from the coding sequence ATCCCACACCTCCGCGCCCCGGATCCGCTCCGCCTGTCCTACGCCCAGGGCCGCACCACCGCCCTCGACCGCGCCTGGCAGCTGGCGATCGAGCGGCTGCGCGCCGAGGGTGCGAGCGCCTCCCTCCTCGGCCCCGAGTCCGTCCCCTGGGACCGCTTCGCCCGCCAGAGCCGCCTCGCCGACACCGCGCGCCAGTGCTACGCGGCCCTCGACCCGGAAACCGCCGACTGGGTCCGGGCCTACGTCGCCGGGGTCAACGACGGGCTGGCCTCCGGGGCCGCCCGCGACCCCCGCTTCGCGCAGGCCCCCGAGCCGTGGGAGCCCTGGGTTCCGCTCGCCATCTGGATCTCCACCCACATCCTCTTCGCCGGCTTCGCCACGAAGCTGTGGCGCGAGCGCGCGGCCCGCGCCCTCGGCGACGAGGCCGCCACCCTCTTCGCCACCGACGGCCCCGGGACCGCCGGAAGCAACGGCTGGCTGGTGCCGGGCGACCGGACCGCCACGGGTGCGGCGATCATCGCGGGCGACCCGCACCGGTTCATCGAGGACCCGGGCGTGTACCAGCAGATACGTATCTCCTGCCCCGAGTACGACGTCCTCGGCCTCGCCGTCCCCGGCGTCCCCGGCCTCGCCCACTTCGGGCACACCGGCGGCGTCGCCTGGGCCATCACCAACGCCATGGCCGACTACCAGGACCTGTACGAGGAGCAGTTGCGGGGATCAGGCGACGGCCGGATCGAGGCGCTCGGGGCCGACGGGGTGTGGGAGCCGGTCGACCGCCACACCGAGACCATCTCCGTGGCCGGAGCCGAGCCCGTCGAGGTGGAGGTGCTGGAGACCGCCCGCGGGCCGGTCATCGTGCGGCCGGAAGGGGAGCGAAGCGGCCAGACCCTCTCGCTGCGCTATCCGCCCCGCGTCCGCCGCGACCTCGGCTTCGCCGCGCTGCCCGCCCTGCTGCGCGCCCGTACCGTCGCCGATGTCGACGCCGCCCTGGACAGCTGGGCCGAGCCCGTCAACGTGGTCCACGCCGCCGACTCCCAGGGCGGGCTGCTGCACCGCGTCGCCGGGGCCGTCCCGCTGCGCGACCCCGCGAACCGGCTGCGCCCCGTCCCCGCCTCGGACCCCCGCCACACCTGGCAGGGCTGGGCGAAGACCCCCGCCGAGCCGGTCCAGGGCTTCGCCGTCATGGCGAACGCGCGCGGGATCGCCTCCCCGCTGGGCGTGGAGTTCGCACCCCCGCACCGCGCCAACCGCATCCGCGAGCTGCTCTCCGGCTCGGCGGACTGGTCCGCGAAGGCGATGGCCGGCGTACACGCGGACACGCATCTCGCCTCCGCCGCGCCGCTGCTCGCCCTGCTGCCCGGGTTCGAAGGGCTCTCCCCCGCCGCCGGAGCCCTGCGCGCCCGACTGCTCGGCTGGGACCGGCACATGGACGCGGACAGCACCGACGCCACCGTCTTCTCGGCCTTCCGGGCGGCGACCGTACGCCGCTTCGCCGCCGACCCGGTCTTCGCCGGCCTCGCGGACGCCCCGGCCGGCCCGGAGGTGTTCCACCCCTGGCTGTACCTGCTCCCGCGCATCGGCTACGCCCTGGAGGGGCTGCTCACCACCACCCTCCTGCCCGCGCTGGACCGGGCCGGGCACGTCCGCGCAGCACTGGAGGAGACGGCGGCCGCGGGCGCGCCCGACACCCCCTGGTCCGAGGTCCACCGCCTCGCCCCCTGGTCCGCGCTGCCCGATCCGGACGCCGAGTGGCCGGGGCTCGGCGGCGACCACGACTGCGTGAACGCCACCTCCACCGTCCCCGGTTTCACCGACCTCACCGCCCGCGCATCGGCGGCCCGTTACGTCTGGGACCTGGCCCGCCGCGAGGACAGCCTCTGGGCGGTCCCGCTGGGCGCGGACGGAGTCACCGGCAGCCCCCACCACCGCGACCAGCTCCCGCTCTGGGCGCGCTGCGAACTCGTCCCGGTCGTCACCGACTGGGCCCGCCTCACCAAGGAATCCGCATGA
- a CDS encoding siderophore-interacting protein, which yields MARTAGTAKGWEGVVLRLMRAKDFRFTVTGAEQVTEHFRRVRLEDGGLLSAAGQSLHPTMWVRLWFAAADGKPHQRAYTLVDPDPATGTFSLEFALHDGVASHWARRAAPGDTIEATVQGTGFTAPDPAPARLLVIGDPASLPAINSLLDAHPDTPATVWFETQHTSDAELPLRVHADRHDVRRVERGAGGGKALTDRVRAELPSLLGEAASAYVWLACDTATTRTLTSWLRKDLAIPKHRVNALGYWRP from the coding sequence ATGGCAAGGACGGCGGGGACGGCCAAGGGCTGGGAGGGCGTGGTCCTCAGACTGATGCGGGCCAAGGACTTCCGGTTCACGGTGACAGGGGCCGAGCAGGTCACCGAACACTTCCGGCGGGTACGGCTGGAGGACGGCGGGCTGCTCTCGGCGGCAGGGCAGTCGCTGCACCCGACCATGTGGGTCCGGCTCTGGTTCGCGGCCGCCGACGGCAAACCGCACCAGCGGGCCTACACCCTGGTCGACCCGGACCCGGCCACCGGCACCTTCTCGCTCGAATTCGCCCTGCACGACGGGGTCGCGAGCCACTGGGCGCGGCGCGCGGCGCCGGGCGATACCATCGAGGCCACCGTCCAGGGCACCGGCTTCACCGCCCCCGACCCGGCGCCCGCCCGGCTCCTGGTCATCGGCGACCCGGCTTCGCTGCCCGCGATCAACTCCCTGCTGGACGCCCACCCGGACACCCCGGCCACGGTCTGGTTCGAGACGCAGCACACGAGCGACGCCGAACTGCCTCTACGGGTGCACGCGGACCGCCACGACGTACGCCGGGTCGAGCGGGGCGCGGGCGGAGGCAAGGCCCTGACCGACCGGGTCCGCGCCGAACTCCCGTCCCTCCTCGGCGAGGCCGCGTCGGCGTACGTCTGGCTGGCCTGCGACACGGCCACCACCCGCACCCTGACCAGCTGGCTCCGCAAGGACCTCGCGATCCCGAAGCACCGCGTCAACGCCCTGGGCTACTGGCGGCCTTGA
- a CDS encoding DUF664 domain-containing protein, translated as MGGADVPRLWSETHGFQAAYDASGATRAQAFAGWEADVGRSRAVETAAEPLDVTAYVATRKEDASLRTLMLRVIHDYARQNGPADFLRDAVDGTTGT; from the coding sequence ATGGGTGGGGCGGACGTCCCCCGCCTTTGGTCGGAGACGCACGGCTTCCAGGCCGCCTACGACGCCTCCGGCGCGACCCGCGCCCAGGCCTTCGCGGGCTGGGAGGCGGACGTCGGGCGCTCCCGCGCGGTGGAGACGGCCGCCGAGCCCCTCGACGTGACGGCGTACGTGGCGACGCGGAAGGAGGACGCCTCGCTCCGCACACTCATGCTGCGCGTGATCCACGACTACGCCCGCCAGAACGGCCCCGCGGACTTCCTCCGCGACGCCGTCGACGGCACCACGGGCACATGA
- a CDS encoding GNAT family N-acetyltransferase: MNADELIGVRAEFDAEMRRDAQPDTADARVERVGGADGVGGAGGVVRQIVPGAGGNSVLWSDLDERTADAAIAEQVAFFTELAARGEVADAEFEWKLYDYDRPADLGDRLRAAGFVAEPAETLLIGRASELARIPVEPPAGITLRVVTDEEGVELMMEAHRGAFGTDRPRIRELMLNLLREEPDTIEAVVAMAGDTPVSAARMEMRPGTSFAGLWGGGTLPQWRGRGIYRLLVAHRARVAAERGIRYLQVDASEDSRPILERLGFQVLGVTVPWMWEG, encoded by the coding sequence ATGAATGCTGATGAGCTGATCGGCGTGCGCGCCGAGTTCGACGCCGAGATGCGCCGCGACGCCCAACCGGACACCGCCGACGCGCGGGTGGAGCGGGTGGGCGGGGCCGATGGCGTCGGCGGTGCCGGCGGTGTCGTACGGCAGATCGTGCCCGGGGCGGGCGGGAACTCCGTGCTCTGGTCCGACCTGGACGAGCGGACGGCGGACGCGGCGATCGCGGAGCAGGTGGCCTTCTTCACGGAGCTCGCCGCCCGGGGCGAGGTCGCGGACGCGGAGTTCGAATGGAAGCTCTACGACTACGACCGCCCGGCCGACCTCGGGGACCGGCTGCGCGCGGCCGGCTTCGTCGCCGAGCCGGCGGAGACCCTGCTGATCGGCAGGGCCTCGGAGCTCGCGAGGATCCCGGTGGAGCCGCCCGCGGGGATCACGCTGCGGGTGGTGACCGACGAGGAGGGCGTCGAGCTGATGATGGAGGCCCACCGAGGCGCCTTCGGCACGGACCGCCCGCGCATCAGGGAGCTGATGCTGAACCTGCTGCGGGAAGAGCCCGACACGATCGAAGCCGTCGTCGCGATGGCCGGCGACACCCCGGTGTCGGCGGCCCGGATGGAAATGCGCCCGGGAACCTCCTTCGCCGGCCTGTGGGGCGGCGGCACGCTCCCGCAGTGGCGCGGCCGCGGCATCTACCGCCTCCTGGTCGCCCACCGCGCCCGCGTGGCGGCGGAGCGGGGCATCCGCTACCTCCAGGTCGACGCCTCCGAGGACAGCCGACCGATCCTGGAACGGCTGGGCTTCCAGGTGCTGGGGGTCACGGTGCCGTGGATGTGGGAGGGGTAG
- a CDS encoding MMPL family transporter, with protein sequence MAAIARWCMRHRLVAVLLWILAFGGTAAAAVGAGAAFSNDYEVPGTESSKAHALLREGFPGQGGDTNTIVWRAPDHQSARTPAVEERMARALDSIAALPGVGSVAGPYGAEPESAAKISPDGRTAYAVVTFDQQADSVPKAQAKAVVDASKNPTTEADGLQVELGGRAIGLTEAPSAHLAEVIGVAIAALVLFLAFGSLAASLLPIATALVSVGTAYFGITLLGHAMPVADFAPMLGTLVGLGVGIDYALFIVTRHRKGLQRGLPVEEAAENAVATTGRAVVFAGATVCIALLGMLVLRLNFLNGVAIAASLTVVLTVAASVTLLPALLSYIGMRALSRRERRKLAAEGPRAESPTGFAARWSAFVERRPKLLGLLATAVMVVLALPTLFLHLGTSDQGNNPAASTTRKAYDLLAEGFGPGMNGPLTVVARLEGAGDRVAVDRLADALRTTPGVASAGPAVLNRSGDTAVVTVVPASSPQSRATSDLVDTLRADVIPRAGHGSSMQVHVGGVTAGYDDFAEVIIGKLPLFVGVVIALGCALLLLAFRSIGIPVKAAAMNVAAVASSFGVVVAIFQWGWGSELMGLGSAGPIEPFLPVIMVSVLFGLSMDYQVFLVSRMYEEWLETGDNKRAVRVGLAETSRVINSAAVIMISVFLAFVLSGDRLIAMFGIALAAAVALDAFVLRTLLVPALMHMLGGANWWLPAWLDRRLPRISIEPPECRSRARLPAQRTGTGEATSEDGTEPATASR encoded by the coding sequence TTGGCAGCAATCGCACGGTGGTGCATGCGGCACCGCCTCGTCGCCGTCCTGCTCTGGATCCTCGCGTTCGGCGGGACCGCCGCGGCGGCGGTCGGCGCCGGAGCGGCGTTCTCCAACGACTACGAGGTCCCCGGCACGGAGTCCAGCAAGGCGCACGCCCTGCTCCGTGAGGGCTTCCCCGGCCAGGGCGGCGACACCAACACCATCGTGTGGCGGGCCCCGGACCATCAGAGCGCGCGTACCCCGGCCGTCGAGGAACGCATGGCGCGGGCGCTGGACTCGATAGCCGCCCTGCCCGGCGTCGGCTCGGTGGCGGGCCCCTACGGCGCCGAACCCGAGAGCGCCGCCAAGATCAGCCCCGACGGCCGCACCGCCTACGCCGTGGTCACCTTCGACCAGCAGGCGGACTCGGTCCCCAAGGCCCAGGCGAAGGCCGTCGTCGACGCCTCGAAGAACCCCACCACCGAGGCGGACGGCCTCCAGGTCGAACTCGGCGGACGGGCCATCGGCCTCACCGAGGCACCCAGCGCGCACCTCGCCGAGGTGATCGGCGTGGCCATCGCGGCCCTCGTGCTCTTCCTGGCCTTCGGCTCGCTCGCCGCGAGCCTGCTGCCCATCGCGACCGCCCTGGTCAGCGTGGGCACCGCCTATTTCGGCATCACCCTCCTCGGGCACGCGATGCCGGTGGCCGATTTCGCCCCGATGCTCGGCACCCTCGTAGGACTCGGGGTGGGCATCGACTACGCGCTCTTCATCGTCACCCGCCACCGCAAGGGCCTCCAGCGCGGCCTCCCGGTCGAGGAGGCGGCCGAGAACGCCGTCGCCACCACCGGCAGGGCCGTGGTCTTCGCCGGAGCCACCGTCTGCATCGCGCTGCTCGGCATGCTGGTGCTCCGGCTGAACTTCCTCAACGGTGTCGCGATAGCCGCCTCCCTCACCGTGGTCCTGACGGTCGCCGCCTCGGTGACGCTGCTGCCCGCCCTCCTCTCCTACATCGGCATGCGGGCCCTCTCCCGCCGCGAGCGCCGCAAGCTGGCCGCCGAGGGCCCGCGGGCCGAGTCGCCCACCGGCTTCGCCGCCCGCTGGTCGGCCTTCGTCGAACGCCGTCCGAAGCTGCTCGGCCTCCTCGCCACGGCGGTCATGGTCGTGCTGGCGCTGCCCACGCTCTTCCTCCACCTCGGCACGTCCGACCAGGGCAACAACCCGGCCGCGTCCACCACCCGCAAGGCCTACGACCTGCTCGCGGAGGGCTTCGGGCCGGGGATGAACGGTCCGCTGACCGTCGTCGCCCGCCTCGAAGGCGCCGGCGACCGGGTGGCCGTGGACCGCCTCGCGGACGCGCTCCGCACGACGCCCGGCGTCGCCTCCGCCGGACCCGCCGTCCTCAACCGGAGCGGCGACACCGCCGTCGTCACCGTCGTACCAGCCTCCTCGCCGCAGTCCCGGGCCACGAGCGACCTCGTCGACACGCTCCGCGCGGACGTCATCCCGCGCGCCGGGCACGGCAGCTCCATGCAGGTCCACGTGGGCGGCGTGACCGCCGGCTACGACGACTTCGCCGAGGTCATCATCGGCAAGCTGCCGCTCTTCGTGGGAGTGGTCATCGCCCTCGGCTGCGCGCTCCTGCTGCTGGCCTTCCGTTCCATCGGCATCCCGGTCAAGGCCGCCGCGATGAACGTGGCCGCCGTCGCCTCCTCCTTCGGCGTGGTCGTCGCGATCTTCCAGTGGGGCTGGGGCAGCGAACTGATGGGCCTGGGCAGCGCCGGCCCGATCGAGCCCTTCCTGCCGGTGATCATGGTCTCGGTGCTCTTCGGGCTCTCGATGGACTACCAGGTCTTCCTCGTCAGCCGGATGTACGAGGAGTGGCTGGAGACCGGGGACAACAAGAGGGCTGTCCGCGTCGGGCTCGCCGAGACCAGCCGCGTGATCAACTCGGCGGCCGTCATCATGATCTCCGTCTTCCTGGCCTTCGTGCTCAGCGGCGACCGGCTCATCGCGATGTTCGGCATCGCGCTCGCCGCGGCCGTCGCCCTCGACGCGTTCGTCCTGCGCACCCTGCTGGTCCCGGCCCTGATGCACATGCTCGGCGGCGCGAACTGGTGGCTGCCGGCCTGGCTGGACCGGCGGCTGCCCCGCATCAGCATCGAGCCCCCGGAATGCCGGTCGCGTGCGAGACTTCCGGCACAGCGGACCGGTACCGGCGAAGCCACGAGCGAGGACGGCACCGAGCCCGCCACAGCATCCCGGTGA
- a CDS encoding GNAT family N-acetyltransferase: MFSIDLAEGAQLFPLEVRHAEEFLAHMNRGRAWIGQYVGLPDVVADLDGARSYLGTYAQRAATDTGRLYGIRVDGVLVGGVLFRTFDTGSGTCEAGCWLEPTAAGRGLVTKACRTIIDWAFQDRGMHRVEWHVAPANKKSIAVAERLGMTREGVLRENDLYRGLRQDTEVWSVLAHEWPPATPA; this comes from the coding sequence ATGTTCTCGATAGACCTCGCTGAAGGCGCCCAGCTGTTCCCGCTGGAGGTCCGCCACGCCGAGGAGTTCCTGGCGCACATGAACCGAGGCCGCGCCTGGATCGGCCAGTACGTCGGGCTGCCGGACGTGGTCGCCGACCTCGACGGAGCGCGGTCCTACCTGGGGACCTACGCGCAGCGGGCGGCCACCGACACCGGGCGGCTCTACGGCATCCGCGTGGACGGGGTCCTCGTCGGCGGGGTCCTGTTCCGGACCTTCGACACCGGCAGCGGCACGTGCGAGGCCGGCTGCTGGCTGGAGCCCACGGCCGCCGGCCGCGGCCTGGTCACCAAGGCCTGCCGGACCATCATCGACTGGGCGTTCCAGGACCGCGGCATGCACCGCGTCGAGTGGCACGTCGCCCCTGCCAACAAGAAGAGCATCGCGGTCGCCGAGCGCCTCGGCATGACCCGTGAGGGCGTCCTGCGGGAGAACGACCTCTACCGGGGCCTGCGCCAGGACACCGAGGTCTGGTCGGTCCTCGCCCACGAGTGGCCGCCGGCCACGCCCGCGTAA